From the Lepidochelys kempii isolate rLepKem1 chromosome 2, rLepKem1.hap2, whole genome shotgun sequence genome, one window contains:
- the KCNV1 gene encoding potassium voltage-gated channel subfamily V member 1, which produces MKSPPCCMSLSSQTTGQEPGDSTSLGSLESSVFCSEEEQGPLLQKVDPTLDCFTINVGGSRFVLSQQTLSCYPDTRLGKLAMVVSAARDVASSLLELCDDANLMENEYFFDRSSQAFRYILNYYQTGRLHVMEQLCALSFLQEIQYWGLDELSIDSCCRDRYFRRKELSEALDIKKDAEELDAQDEEEDFSGSLCPNVRQRLWEMLEKPRSSVAARTFGTLSMAFVVVSIANMALISVELSWLAPPLLDALEYVCIVWFTAEFALRLLCTRDRWSFLRSVANIIDLLAILPFYITLLVESMCGGESSQELENVGRIVQVLRLLRALRMLKLGRHSTGLRSLGMTIAQCYEEVGLLLLFLSVGISIFSTVEYFVEQGVPGTTFTSVPCAWWWATTSMTTVGYGDIRPDTTTGKVVAFMCILSGILVLALPIAIINDRFSACYFTLKIKEAALRQREALKKLTKNTSTDSNINVNLRDIYARSIMDMLRLRSRERASTRSSGGDDFWF; this is translated from the exons ATGAAGTCGCCTCCCTGCTGCATGTCCCTTTCTTCCCAGACAACCGGACAGGAGCCAGGGGACAGCACATCGCTGGGTTCCCTAGAGTCCAGCGTCTTCTGCagtgaggaggagcaggggcccTTGCTGCAGAAAGTTGACCCCACCTTAGACTGTTTCACCATCAATGTGGGAGGCAGCCGCTTCGTACTGTCCCAGCAAACTCTGTCTTGCTACCCAGACACCCGGCTCGGCAAGCTGGCCATGGTGGTGTCCGCTGCCCGGGATGTAGCCTCTAGCCTCCTGGAGCTCTGCGACGATGCCAACCTGATGGAGAACGAGTATTTTTTCGACCGGAGCTCACAGGCATTTCGCTACATCCTGAATTATTACCAGACAGGAAGGTTGCATGTGATGGAGCAGCTGTGCGCCCTCTCCTTCCTGCAGGAGATCCAGTACTGGGGTCTGGACGAGCTCAGCATTGACTCCTGCTGCAGAGACAG GTACTTCAGGAGGAAGGAACTGAGTGAAGCCTTGGATATCAAGAAAGATGCAGAAGAGCTGGATGCCCAGGATGAGGAAGAGGATTTCTCTGGGAGTCTCTGTCCCAATGTCAGGCAGAGGCTCTGGGAGATGCTGGAGAAGCCTCGCTCTTCTGTAGCTGCCAGGACTTTTGGCACCCTCTCTATGGCCTTTGTTGTCGTGTCCATTGCCAACATGGCCTTGATTTCTGTGGAGCTGAGCTGGTTGGCGCCCCCACTACTGGACGCCCTGGAGTATGTGTGCATTGTCTGGTTCACAGCGGAGTTTGCCCTGCGGCTCCTGTGCACACGGGATCGGTGGAGCTTCCTGAGGAGCGTGGCGAACATCATCGACCTGCTGGCCATTTTACCCTTCTACATCACCCTGCTGGTGGAGAGCATGTGCGGTGGGGAGAGCTCTCAAGAGCTGGAGAATGTGGGGCGCATCGTCCAGGTGCTGAGGCTGCTCAGAGCTCTGCGTATGCTGAAGCTGGGCAGACATTCCACAG GCTTGCGATCTCTTGGGATGACTATTGCACAATGCTACGAGGAGGTTggcctgctgctgctttttctctCTGTGGGAAtatctatattttccacagtggAGTATTTTGTTGAACAAGGTGTCCCTGGCACAACTTTCACAAGTGTGCCCTGTGCATGGTGGTGGGCAACAACTTCCATGACAACCGTTGGTTATGGCGACATTAGACCAGACACTACCACTGGCAAGGTAGTGGCCTTTATGTGTATATTATCGGGAATATTGGTCTTGGCTTTGCCTATAGCTATAATAAATGACCGTTTTTCTGCTTGTTATTTTACGCTGAAGATAAAGGAGGCTGCTCTTCGACAGCGTGAAGCTTTAAAGAAGCTCACAAAGAACACATCCACTGACTCAAATATCAATGTTAATTTGCGAGACATATATGCTCGTAGTATCATGGATATGTTACGGttaagaagcagagagagagcaagcaccAGGAGCAGTGGTGGAGATGATTTTTGGTTTTGA